In Mucilaginibacter auburnensis, the genomic stretch GAAAGTTCAGCAGGATATTCAGAAAAACCTGCACATGAACAATGCGACTGTGTTTAAATCATCATTTAATCGTTCTAACCTGTTTTATGAAGTACGTGCCAAGCGTAATGTTATAAAAGAAATTGTTAAGTACGTTAAACAAAACCCGGGCAAATCGGGCATTATATATTGCCTTAGCCGTAAAAAGGTTGAAGAAGTTGCCGAAGTACTTGCGCTTAACGGAATTAAGGCTTTGCCTTATCACGCAGGGTTAGATGCCAAAGTACGCGCAGATACGCAGGACAAATTCCTGATGGAAGATGTTGATGTTATTGTGGCAACTATAGCATTTGGTATGGGTATTGATAAACCGGATGTACGCTACGTTATACACCATGACGTGCCTAAGAGCATGGAAGGTTATTACCAGGAAACCGGCCGCGCCGGTCGTGATGGGGGCGAAGGTGTTTGTGTATCTTTTTATTCGCAAAAAGATATTGATAAACTGCAAAAGTTTATGAAAGATAAGCCGGTTTCAGAACGTGAAATTGGTACGCAGATATTAAAAGAGGTTATTGATTACGCAGAATCATCAGTTTGCCGCCGTAAACAGTTGCTGCATTACTTCGGCGAAAACTTTAATGAGGCAGGTTGCAATAACATGTGCGATAACTGCTGCGCGCCAAAACAGCATTTTGACGGCGAGGAGCAATTGCATAAAGCGTTGAGCTTGATCAAACAAACCGGAGAAAAATTTGACGATCATCACATCATTAATATTTTGATGGGTGTTGATGGGCCGCAGATACATAATTACGAGCATCATTTGCTTGATTTATTCGGTACAGGTAAGGCTGACGGCGAGTTACTTTGGATCTCATTGTTACGCCAGGCACTGTTAAACAATTATGTATCAAAAGATATTGACCAGTACGGCTTATTAAGGCTCACCAAACTGGGGCATTCGTTTTTAGAAAATCCGCACAGTATACGCTTTATTATGAACCGCGTTATTGAAGCGGCTGATGATGATGATACGGAAGATGGCCCTAAGCAAGCCGGTGGTGCATTAGACGCACAGTTGCTGCAAATGTTGAAGGACCTGCGTAAAAAGATGGCTAAGCAGAAAAATCTGCCTCCGTTTGTGCTTTTTCAGGATCCATCCTTAGAGGAGATGTGTACACATTACCCTGTCAGCCAGGAAGAGTTGCGACAGATATCAGGTGTAGGAGCGGGGAAAGCCATGAAGTTTGGCGCACCGTTCATTGACCTGATCAAAAAATACGTTGAAGATAACGACATTGACCGTCCGGTTGATATGGTGATAAAAAGTGCTGCTAATAAATCGGCGCTTAAAGTCTTTATCATTCAAAATATTGACCGTCACCTTGACCTTACAGATATAGCCGCTTCAAAAGGCCTTACTTACGAGGAGGTTTTAAAGGAGGTAGAAACCATTGTAAACTCGGGTACCAAACTTAATCTTAATTACTACATAGATGAAGTAATAGACGAGGATAAGCAGGATGAAGTATTTGAGTACTTCCGCAAAGCCGAGGTTGACTCAATAGATGATGCCCTGGTTGAATTAGGTCCTGAAGATTATACCCGCGAGGAAGTGCAGTTAATGCGAATTAAGTTTATGTCTGAGTTGGGTAATTAACGCCTTGATTTTAGGATTCAAGGATTACCTCGACGTTACGATGTCAATAAATCAAAAGCCCGATGAGTTCGTTCATCGGGCTTTTGATTTATTGATTTTTTTATTCGTATAATCTTTCATCATAGAAATCGTAGTTCAGGCGATCAATCGCGCATGTTAATATACTGTAAAGGCTGACCAAAATCTTCTTTGCGACATAGCTGTATTACGGCTTGCAGGTCATCTATCTTTTTACCTTGCACGCGCACCTGGTCATCCATTATAGACGCTTGTACTTTTAATCCACTGTCTTTAATTTTCTTAACTATCTTTTTGGCGGCTTCTTTATCAATACCTTGTTTGATTTGTATTTCCTTGCGTATCATGTTGCCAGAAGCATATTGCTCTTTACCAAAGTCCATGGCTTTAGGGTCAAGCTGCTGTTTTACCATACGGCTGATGATAGCATCCTGAATAGCCTTCATCCGCATGTCGTTTTCTGTAACAACAGTAACAGTATTGGTTTTTTTATCAAGTTCAATAGTACTTTCAGATCCGTTAAAATCATAACGGTTCAGTATCTCTTTTTTGGCAGTGTTAATGGCGTTATCTAACGTTTGTCCATCAATTTTACTTACAATATCAAATGTTGGCATATCAGCTTTATAAAGTTTGCAAATGTAATGTATAAAACCCTTAAATTGTTTAAAAGTATTTGAGTGTATATTAAACAAAACAATCAACATACCAATCTCTTAATATTAAGTTAACAAATAAATAAGCAGCTTTGCAATTAATGCCTGCGCGGCATACGGTACTTTATGGATGTTAAGCATATACCTTTAATTAACAGGGAAATAAGTTGGTTGTATTTTAATGAACGTGTATTGCAAGAGGCTGCGGACCCAACCGTACCGCTTATTGAACGTATTAAATTTTTAGCTATTTTTTCATCCAATCTTGACGAATTTTATCGCGTTCGCGTAGCTACTTTAAGCAGGTTAACTAATTTAAACCTTAAAGCCAAAGAGATATTAGGATATAATCCTAAAAAGCTGCTCAGCCAGATCAAGAACATCGTTGTTAAGCAAGAGCGGAAGTTTAACAATCTTTACGAAAATATAATTGTTAAGCAGCTGGCCGAGGAAAAGATATTCCTGCTCAACGACAAGCAACTGAATGTTGGCAGGGGAGCCTTCGTTAAAAACTACTTCAGGGAGAAATTACTGGCTACATTAGTGCCAATAATGTTGGATAGTAATAAGCCATTACCTGAGCTGCGTGACCGTGCCGTTTACTTTTTTGTTAAGCTTACCAAAGACAAAAAAGTTAATTATGCGTTGATTGAAATACCCGATTCTGTATCAAGGTTTATTGTGTTGCCTGACACTAATAACCTTAAATTCATCATTTTGTTAGATGATGTAATAAGGTACAGTTTGGAAGATATCTTCTTTATCTTTGAGCACGATTCAATTGAAGCTTATTCTATCCAGTTAACCCGAGATGCTGAACTTGACTTGGATAAAGTAGTGAGTGAGAAGTTTATAGATGCGTTATCTAAAAGTCTTGATAAACGTAAAAAAGGGAAGCCCATGCGTTTGTTGTATGATCAGGAAATGCCCTTAGAGATGCTTAAATTTTTGGTTAGCAAAATGGGCGTACATGGTGAAAGTTTAATTCCGGGTAACCGTTATCATAACTTTAAAGATTTTATTGATTTCCCTAACGTTGGCAGACCTGAGTTAGAATATGTGAAGTATCCGGCGCTTCCCGTTGATAGCATTACTTTTGACAGGAGTTTAATTGCGCTTGTTTCTAAACGAGATTACCTCATTAGTACTCCTTATCAAACTTACGACTACGTAATACATTTTTTGCGCGAGGCAGCTATCGACCCGAAAGTTAAGGAGATCAGCATAGCTGTGTATCGTTTAGCAGAAAATTCGCGCATTATGCATGCCTTGATCAATGCGGCTAAAAACGGCAAAAAAGTTAACTGTTTGGTAGAACTTCGCGCCCGTTTCGATGAGCAGAACAACATAACCTGGAGCCGTAAGTTGGAAGAAGAAGGTGTGAATGTTATTTATGGCATTGAAGGCTACAAGGTACACTCAAAAATATGCTTGGTAAGTCGAGCTGAGAAAGATAAGACCGCGCATTATGCCTGCCTTTCAACAGGTAATTACAACGAAAAAACAGCACGTATTTACGCAGACCATACGCTGCTTACAGCTAATAAGAAAATAACAGCTGATTTAGTGGAGGTTTTTAAGGCCATTAATAAAGGCGCATTACCTAAAGGATTAAAACACCTGATTGTATCGCCTATTGACTCAAGGCCTGCCATTTATAAGTTGATTGACAACGAGATAAAAAATGCCAAAGCTAAGAAACAGGCTTACATGATTCTGAAAATGAATAGCCTGGCCGATGAGCAATTGATAACCAAGCTTTATCAGGCCAGCAATGCGGGGGTTAAAATAAAGATGATCATTAGAGGCATGTGTTGTTTGGTTCCCGGCGTAAAAGGGTATAGTGAGAATATCGAAATTGTAAGCATTGTAGACAAGTACCTTGAACATGCCCGTGTACATATTTTCGGTAATGGGGGTAATGAGCTGATCTACCTCACTTCGGCAGATTTTATGAGCCGTAACATTGACAGCAGGGTAGAGGTTGGCTTTCCTATTTATGATAAAGCCGTTAAAAAGGAAATACGGGACATTATTGATATTCAATTGGCCGACAATACTAAAGCGCGGGAAATTAACAGCCACAATACCAACAAATACCACAAAACTAAGTCGGATATACCTTGCCGCGCTCAAATAGACATTTATAATTACCTAAAATTTAAAAATTCAAGCAATTGAGATACGCAGCTATTGATACAGGATCAAACGCAGTAAGAATGCTTATTGCCGATATTATTGATAATAACGGAGCAATATCTTTTAAAAAAAATACGCTTATACGAGTTCCGTTACGTTTAGGCGACGATGCTTTTTTAAACAAGCAACTTTCTGAAAGGAAGGCTGATGATCTGGTGAAAACCATGCAAGCTTTCCGCAACCTAATGGACGTATACAAGGTGGTTGACTATCGCGCCTGCGCTACGTCTGCTATGCGCGAAGCAAAGAATGGTGCAGAAGTTACTCAACGTATAAAAGAGGAAGCCGGTATTGACCTTGAGATTGTTCACGGAGAGGTTGAAGCTAAGATAATATACGCCAGCCATGCCGAGCAGGAGATAGATCGTACCAAAAATTACCTTTATATAGATGTGGGTGGCGGCAGCACCGAATTATCTCTTTTTGCCGCAGGCGAGTTAGTTGCCTCTAAATCATTCAACATCGGTACTATCAGGATTTTGGATAACCAGGATAGCGAAGATACCTGGAACGATATGCGGGAGTTCTTGCGAGACAATACAAAACATTATAAAGCCATATCAGGCATAGGTACAGGCGGAAATATTAATAAGTTATATAGACTATCGGAAGAAAAAGATAAACAGCCACTTACATTTGCTAAATTAAAGTCATTGTACAACTATCTGGAGTCTTTTTCACTTAAAGACCGTATAAATGTTTTGGGCTTAAATCAAGACAGGGCAGACGTTATTATTCCGGCAAGTGAGATATATCTTGCTGTTATGAAATGGGGGGGCATTAAACACATTTATGTGCCAAGTGTAGGAATGGTTGATGGTATAATACAAACACTTATAGATAAAAATTTAACACAACGGTAAAAATTATTTAAAATTATTGTTTAAAAAAATAAAACTCTTATTATATTTGTAATGCCCTTCCAAAGGGCATGTTTTTCATAGGTAGATGTAGGGTCGGGTACTAGTATTCGACCCTTTTTTATGCCCTTAACTTTCCTCATCTTTGCCCGTGTATTCTACTTAACATATGGAGAAAAAAAAGATTGTTGTTGCTATAACCGGCGCAAGCGGATCTGTTTATGCTGATTTACTTTTAAAGAAATTGGTGCAACTTAATGAACAGATTGAAGAAGTTGGAATTGTTATGAGTGATAATGCCAAAGATGTTTGGCGCTTTGAACTTGATAATGACAATTATAAAAATATACCCTATAAATTTTACGCTAAAACAGATTTTACTGCACCTTTTGCTTCAGGGTCGGCAAGATTTGATACAATGATTATTGTGCCTTGTTCTATGGGCACGCTTGGCCGTATAGCCGCAGGCACTTCTGATGATCTGATTGCCCGCGCTGCTGACGTTGTGTTAAAAGAAAGACGGAAGCTGATCCTGGTTGCAAGAGACACGCCGTTAAATCTCATTCACCTTAGAAATATGGTTACTATAACAGAAGCAGGAGGTATCATATGT encodes the following:
- the recQ gene encoding DNA helicase RecQ, with translation METKKSLFDNLQNFFGFDNFKGEQEAIITNILAGNDTFVIMPTGGGKSMCYQLPALMSEGTAIVISPLIALMKNQVDQLRAFGGSDSIAHFLNSSLTKSDIVRVKEDVLSGKTKLLYVAPESLTKQENVDFLRLNHVSFVAVDEAHCISEWGHDFRPEYRKIRQVISNIGESIPIIALTATATPKVQQDIQKNLHMNNATVFKSSFNRSNLFYEVRAKRNVIKEIVKYVKQNPGKSGIIYCLSRKKVEEVAEVLALNGIKALPYHAGLDAKVRADTQDKFLMEDVDVIVATIAFGMGIDKPDVRYVIHHDVPKSMEGYYQETGRAGRDGGEGVCVSFYSQKDIDKLQKFMKDKPVSEREIGTQILKEVIDYAESSVCRRKQLLHYFGENFNEAGCNNMCDNCCAPKQHFDGEEQLHKALSLIKQTGEKFDDHHIINILMGVDGPQIHNYEHHLLDLFGTGKADGELLWISLLRQALLNNYVSKDIDQYGLLRLTKLGHSFLENPHSIRFIMNRVIEAADDDDTEDGPKQAGGALDAQLLQMLKDLRKKMAKQKNLPPFVLFQDPSLEEMCTHYPVSQEELRQISGVGAGKAMKFGAPFIDLIKKYVEDNDIDRPVDMVIKSAANKSALKVFIIQNIDRHLDLTDIAASKGLTYEEVLKEVETIVNSGTKLNLNYYIDEVIDEDKQDEVFEYFRKAEVDSIDDALVELGPEDYTREEVQLMRIKFMSELGN
- a CDS encoding YajQ family cyclic di-GMP-binding protein, producing MPTFDIVSKIDGQTLDNAINTAKKEILNRYDFNGSESTIELDKKTNTVTVVTENDMRMKAIQDAIISRMVKQQLDPKAMDFGKEQYASGNMIRKEIQIKQGIDKEAAKKIVKKIKDSGLKVQASIMDDQVRVQGKKIDDLQAVIQLCRKEDFGQPLQYINMRD
- the ppk1 gene encoding polyphosphate kinase 1, with the translated sequence MDVKHIPLINREISWLYFNERVLQEAADPTVPLIERIKFLAIFSSNLDEFYRVRVATLSRLTNLNLKAKEILGYNPKKLLSQIKNIVVKQERKFNNLYENIIVKQLAEEKIFLLNDKQLNVGRGAFVKNYFREKLLATLVPIMLDSNKPLPELRDRAVYFFVKLTKDKKVNYALIEIPDSVSRFIVLPDTNNLKFIILLDDVIRYSLEDIFFIFEHDSIEAYSIQLTRDAELDLDKVVSEKFIDALSKSLDKRKKGKPMRLLYDQEMPLEMLKFLVSKMGVHGESLIPGNRYHNFKDFIDFPNVGRPELEYVKYPALPVDSITFDRSLIALVSKRDYLISTPYQTYDYVIHFLREAAIDPKVKEISIAVYRLAENSRIMHALINAAKNGKKVNCLVELRARFDEQNNITWSRKLEEEGVNVIYGIEGYKVHSKICLVSRAEKDKTAHYACLSTGNYNEKTARIYADHTLLTANKKITADLVEVFKAINKGALPKGLKHLIVSPIDSRPAIYKLIDNEIKNAKAKKQAYMILKMNSLADEQLITKLYQASNAGVKIKMIIRGMCCLVPGVKGYSENIEIVSIVDKYLEHARVHIFGNGGNELIYLTSADFMSRNIDSRVEVGFPIYDKAVKKEIRDIIDIQLADNTKAREINSHNTNKYHKTKSDIPCRAQIDIYNYLKFKNSSN
- a CDS encoding Ppx/GppA phosphatase family protein — translated: MRYAAIDTGSNAVRMLIADIIDNNGAISFKKNTLIRVPLRLGDDAFLNKQLSERKADDLVKTMQAFRNLMDVYKVVDYRACATSAMREAKNGAEVTQRIKEEAGIDLEIVHGEVEAKIIYASHAEQEIDRTKNYLYIDVGGGSTELSLFAAGELVASKSFNIGTIRILDNQDSEDTWNDMREFLRDNTKHYKAISGIGTGGNINKLYRLSEEKDKQPLTFAKLKSLYNYLESFSLKDRINVLGLNQDRADVIIPASEIYLAVMKWGGIKHIYVPSVGMVDGIIQTLIDKNLTQR
- a CDS encoding UbiX family flavin prenyltransferase → MEKKKIVVAITGASGSVYADLLLKKLVQLNEQIEEVGIVMSDNAKDVWRFELDNDNYKNIPYKFYAKTDFTAPFASGSARFDTMIIVPCSMGTLGRIAAGTSDDLIARAADVVLKERRKLILVARDTPLNLIHLRNMVTITEAGGIICPAMPSYYSKPQTIQEVAATVVDRIIDLAGLKNQSFRWGQ